The Nematostella vectensis chromosome 6, jaNemVect1.1, whole genome shotgun sequence region ctTAGCCTTTTGGGAAAAATTTTCATGGGGCTGCAGTTTTACAGGTCTTGCCGGACCCGGAGCTGATGGAGGCTTTTTTGCTGATTAGGATATTGACAGTTTTGTTTCCTgcatgaaataataataataatgtctTTATACTGTaagttaataaaaaaaacatatcagcTTTACAAAATGCTTAAAAAATCTAATGTACACAGTAAACCACTACATGCAACTATATAAAACTGCATATCTTGAAACGTTCAATATTAATCTTAAAGTAGGTGCATTTAAACAAGTTCTTCTTAAATGATACTTGACATTTTTCTGTTTGGGTAAAATAGTGTAAAGAAGATTACAAATGTTTGTATCCCTTTTGTCTAAAATGCTGTTAAAATCTAAACACTCTTCTGTATTGTGTCTTTTAAAAGTGCAGTTTAAAAACAGAGAATAGAAAATTGCTGCCGTTTGAACTTCCTGGATGACAGATCGGGGGTTGGCTAATGCCCAAGGGCCCATATGATTTTAGAATTTTGCCGATCTGGCGCGAAGCCTTTCTAGTATCATCGTATTGAGCTGCTTGAGCTGTGTCATGTCAATGATCTtgctgatttttttctttctaagtTAAGGCAAAGTCTGTTGCCTCAAACAGACAGACTTTGTCTGTTGCCAAAGTCTGTAGACCATGTCATTCCTACTTACCTGGACAGCTGTCACTATGTTTCCTATGTCAGctttttgtggtgtttttctTACTACACTAAATTCCTTATGGTATTTTAGTAAATCGGTATAGCTGATTCACGGACTACTATTATTTATGATGGTCCCTCCCAGGTGGCAAATAATCTTGTTCATATATAAAGTTTCTTTACAAAACCAATTCTTGGTTTTATTAAATAAAGTTGAATCTCTTATTCTCCccatcttttttttgttcactTGGATATTGTGAGCTATTGTTTCCTTGTCGACTGGATAAAAGCTAGGGAATAAGCACTTTGGCCTTGTCATAAGCAATGTTTTTTGCAAAAGGTTGTCTTGCTTGTCCCTGATCTGAATGGATGCGTTGGGGGACACCATATACCAGGAACCACTCCTTGACCAGTGCCTTCACCACAGTTGACGCCTTTTGATCCCGTGTTGGTATGGCTAATGTGAAATTGGTAAATACGTCAGTCAGCACCAGCACGTTCTCACAGCCATCAGACGAAGGTTCCAGCACTGTGAAGTCCATCGCCAGTACCTCAAGAGGCCTTGTAGCGATAATACTTCCAAGGGGGGTTTTTACCGGTACATGGGGTCCCCTTGTGATGACACAGCGCTCACATTCGGATATCCACCGCTTGACGTCCATTCCCAGTCCAGCGTTACGAGGTTTTGGGTGGTTCTTTTATGGTATTGGGGGTAGCCGGGGATCGTACACGCTGAGCAAGGGTTGACCGtcttctttgttctttattgcacCGCTTGAGTGTTTACAAATGGTAGAGCTACCACTGGCTAGCGGGAGATTGGCTGTACGAAGGCAAGTACTTTCGGGAGGTAGTGAAGGAACATCTCTTTCCCGGAAAGTCGACGAAGCCAACTTTAGAGAGTCCTGACTAAACCAAGCTAGAGCACTGCCGTGTAGTGTCCTCGCAACAGTTACAGCACAATCCTAGAGCTAGTTACTATGCTGCTCAATTTATACTAATCTCATTAATAAACtggtcaaactggttttaaggaTGATGTAAGAAAAGAAGATCGGGTGTTGACTTTGGGAAGAAAATCAacgatgaaataataaatgacttAGAATAAATTCCTCCGATAGAAACAGCAAGAGCAGTATAAAAGAAAGAGTTTGACTATAGTAATATGCAAAATTAGGTAATGTAACAGCGGTAAGATTAAGGATAGAAGTAAtcgttaaactgttattttagcCTGGCAAATATAAAACCTGTTTTGCTAAACAGTAACTACGCATTTTTAGTCAAACAATGAAGAGATCCACGTAAAGCAAATAAGTGAAATGTCGAATGGAAAGTGCAAGTAAATATCTGACGTGTCGGAAACGACTTTTGCATTGATTAACAATTCCTTCATAACACTTGTCCTTCCTTTGAGAAAACTCGTCCTCGAGttgaaattaaataaaaatatgagtCATCCAatctttagaaaatataatcGTAATTCGACTTATCGTTTTGCCACAATGAGCATATATAAATTCGTAATTTTCTTCTTCCATCAATAACGTGCTTGTCATCATAGATATTCGTACCTGCTTCTtgaaaaatatacatatatgtaAACTTGGCTCTTTGGCTCTTTGAAAATTATCTTGAATGCATTTGAAATACTTCTGAAACAACTTGTAAAGATAGAATTATACTTCAAACTCCTTTTTTGTTCAAATGGCGAACGACAAGCTAAATAAGCTATAATATTTGCTAAGCTGGAGAAATAAAGATATTTAATTCAAAACGATAtggaaaaggaaaggaaacTGATATAAGACAAAACTGtaatccataaaaaaaaacgatcgACACTGTGATCAGTAGTGATACTATACTTATCTATATTCCTACGAGTTAATCTGTGATCAATTTGCCATACACAAAGTTCTTCTTGCTACTTTATGGTAAAGCTTGAGGTTTTTTTTCGCTGTTGTTCTTGCTCTTTTCGAGGTCTCTCTTCACTTatctgttgtttgttttttcattCTTGCTATTCCTTTTTTATAGCTTCCCAAAGTTcttcttgtttctttttttttttttttttttcttgttagtTGAACTGATGACGTGTCCGGTTGATTTGTGTTTTGTCGATTCCATAAAATAAGACTTTCTGTGGCCAACAGCTTACCCAGTGGGTTCTCCGCCAGTGTTACGAGGTTTTAAGTGGTTCTTTTATGGTATTGGGGGTAGCCGGGGATCGTACACGCTGAGCAAGGGTTGACCGtcttctttgttctttattgcacCGCTTGAGTGTTTACAAATGGTAGAGCTACCACTGGCTAGCGGGAGATTGGCTGTACGAAGGCAAGTACTTTCGGAAGGTAGTGAAGGAACATCTCTTTCCCGGAAAGTCGACGAAGCCAACTTTAGAGAGTCCTGACTAAACCAAGCTAGAGCACTGCCGTGTAGTGTCCTCGCAACAGTTACAGCACAATCCTAGAGCTAGTTACTATGCTGCTCAATTTATACTAATCTCATTAATAAACtggtcaaactggttttaaggaTGATGTAAGAAAAGAAGATCGGGTGTTGACTTTGGGAAGAAAATAAacgatgaaataataaatgacttAGAATAAATTCCTCCGATAGAAACAGCAAGAGCAGTATAAAAGAAAGAGTTTGACTATAGTAATATGCAAAATTAGGTAATGTAACAGCGGTAAGATTAAGGATAGAAGTAAtcgttaaactgttattttagcCTGGCAAATATAAAACATGTTTTGCTAAACAGTAACTACGCATGCTTAGTCAAACAATGAAGAGATCCACGTAAAGCAAATAAGTGAAATGTCGAATGGAAAGTGCAAGTAAATATCTGACGTGTCGGAAACGACTTTTGCATTGGTTAACAATTCCTTCATAACACCAGGCCACCAGCACCTCTTCCGTAGCAGTAGTTCGGTCCTCTCTGTTCCCTGGTGGCCACACTGGTTGTGCGCACCCTTCAGGACTTGACTCCTCAAGGACTTTGGTACTATGAGCAGATCCAACTCGTCTCCCTGGGAGTCTCCAGTATGGCGGTAGGAGGACACCATCTTTCTCTGACACTCTGCTCCATTGCTGCATCAGGCGCTGGACATGCTTTGTTTCCTTGGACATCTCTTGCTTGTTTGGCTTCCGTCCACAGGCTCTGAAGTGTAGCAGCCTTGAGATAACTGGGTCGTCCCTCTGTCTCTGTGCCACCTCCTCCTGGGTCATGCTGGGTAGGGTTGTAGCCTGTGCTTCCCCTAGTAGGTGGGGCTGCAGCTCCGTCATGACTGCTGCCGCCGTGACCAGTTGCTCCCTCACTTCCTCGGGTAGATGGGTGGTACTTGGTTCGTAGGTGACCTCGGCGCTGATTGCTGCCACTGTCTCTTCATACCTGTGAATGCGACTCAAAGCATCTGCATTTACATTATGCCGTCCCGGTTTGTACTTAATACTGAAATCAAAGTTTGCTAACTCCGCCGCCCACCTCTGCTCAATAGCTCTCAGCTTACACTTGGTCTGAATGTAGGTTAGCGGGTTGTTGTCTGTATAGACAACAAACTTTGATCCCAGTAAGTACTCTCTGAATTTCTCACTTATAGCCCACTTGAGGGCTAACAGTTCCAATTTGTGAGAGGAGTAATTTTCCATGTTTCTCTCTGCTCCCCTCAGTCCCCGACTTGCATAAGCGATAACACATGTCCCACCGTCTGGCTGTTTCTGAGATAGCACTGCGCCCAGGCCTTCGTTGGACGCATCAGTCTCCACGATGAATGGCTGGTTGTAGTCAGGATATGCCAGTACTGGAGCCGTAGTCAGCAGGGTCCTCAGTTGGTCAAACGCTGCCTGGCACTCGGGGGTCCACAGTACTCCGATGACCTTCCGGGTTGACTTCTGGCTGCGTCCACTTCCCAGCTGGGTGACGGCACGGTGCAGTGGACCAGCAACCTGTGCGAACTTAGGGACAAACCTGCGGTAATATGATGCAAAACCGAGAAATGACCTCAAGTCATGCACAGTGCTGGGCACCGGCAATGCACTTACAGCCTTGGTCTTCTCTGGGTCAGTGGCAACACCATCTGCTGATACTATGTGGCCCAGGTAGGGTACCTGACCTCTGAAGAACTGACATTTGGATGGTTCGATCTTCAATCCATGTTCGCGGAGCTTCCGGAACACTACCTCGAGTCGCCGCAGGTGCTCATCAATGGATTCTGCAAATACAATGATATCATCGAGGTACACCATCATTGACTGGAGAAGCTCCTCCCTGAACACGCCCTGCATCAGTCTTTGGAACGTTGCAGGCGCGTTCTGGAGGCCGAAAGGCATTCGGGGGTCCACCCCCACTTGTAGGCGGAGGCAAGGTCAATCGTTGAGAAAAACCTTGCCCCACGAAGTGCATCCAGGGATTCCTCGACTCTCGGTAGGGGGTACGCGTCGCGCTGCGTCTTGCCGTTGAGCTTCCTGTAGTCTACGCACAGGCGGATGGCGCCAGACTTCTTCCTTACGAGCACTATGGGGGACGCATAATCGCTTTTATTCGGCTTGATCACTTGACGCCTCAGGAGGTCCTGCAGGTGCTGTTTCACTTCTTGGTACTGGTTTGGGGGTATCCGCCGGTGCCGCTCCATCACGGGTACATCGTCCTCGGTGTGGATACGTTGGTAGGTGGTGGAAGTACACCCCATGTCATCACTGTCTTTGGCGAACACATCTCGGTAATTTCTGATGATTTGGAGAGCCGTCTCCCGCTGCTGCTCTGTTCCAGGAAAGCATACGACAGTGATCCCGGTTGGGAGCTCTTGCGACCCCTGCCAACGCGCCATGTCCTCGGCTTCCCGTTTGGGTGGCTTCCGAGGATCTGCACTGAGGCCACAAGAGACCGTCACTGAGTTACTTTCCTGAAAGAACAACAAAGGCTCCCCCTGTTGCAACACATCACATTCCCGCACAATTCCAAGACGTGTTCTGGGTTTGAGCCAGATATCTTTTGCGGTCTGGTCAGCTACCTTGACCACAAAGCACGCCCTGGACGTATTTACAAGAGTGCTCGCCACAGACAAGTTTCCACAAATTGGAACCGATAAAGGCTCCACAACAGCACTACAGCCCCACTGAGGGCCAGTCACTAGTACATCAGCTTCACTAAAGGGGGGGACCCACACGTTACAGGACCCCGCCACTTTAGCAAAACCAGTCCTTTTCTTATCTTCTGTCATTAATTTCTTAAACTCTGGTACCTGAGACAGTAGGTTTGCCCCGAAAATCCCAGGTACCTGTCTCTTCATTCCACTAGTTGCTGGGGTATCCCCTTTTTATAAAGATCCCACAGTTGGGAATAGATACCCCGCCCATCTCTACCGTGGTGCATACATAACCTACGTAGGGAATGTCCAGTCCATTTGCTCCCTTCAGCTCCACCGTGCAGTTCTTCTGGACATCCCCTAGCGCAGACTGTAGCTGGTCCTGGAAAAAGGTCTCTGTGACGATGGTGACCATGGAGTCAGTGTCCACTAGACCACGCACTGGTACCCCACCAATCCTTGCCACTGCTGTGGGAGTTGTCCCGACAAGCTTAACTCCTTCCTCCGGTTCCTGCGTAGAGATAGAGCCACCATGGTTGGCCCCTGCAGCA contains the following coding sequences:
- the LOC116614299 gene encoding uncharacterized protein LOC116614299, which translates into the protein MKRQVPGIFGANLLSQVPEFKKLMTEDKKRTGFAKVAGSCNVWVPPFSEADVLVTGPQWGCSAVVEPLSVPICGNLSVASTLVNTSRACFVVKVADQTAKDIWLKPRTRLGIVRECDVLQQGEPLLFFQESNSVTVSCGLSADPRKPPKREAEDMARWQGSQELPTGITVVCFPGTEQQRETALQIIRNYRDVFAKDSDDMGCTSTTYQRIHTEDDVPVMERHRRIPPNQYQEVKQHLQDLLRRQVIKPNKSDYASPIVLVRKKSGAIRLCVDYRKLNGKTQRDAYPLPRVEESLDALRGARFFSTIDLASAYKWGWTPECLSASRTRLQRSKD